The following are from one region of the Jeongeupia sp. USM3 genome:
- a CDS encoding DUF3422 family protein, whose amino-acid sequence MTTATEIKLNEYPQRRLLNDEAHARPFEPATTPGQVSYIAYLNRNVSAEQERWLVGELCAWFRAAPPEPGQVHFSVNLGPLRFKWARHSEFSSFTFSRHGESMVPFAGNVLERLPPDWLAQLPGNVLLATHAVLLAEAELPVPLEEIGARYFDGNDLIGARIGEGSGTACTDFRIHADGFSRYLVIDHSMGRRQAGRMLQRLLEIDTYRMLAFLALPVAKSISPELTDADRELAELTTAMSSARQDDEPALLDRLTKLAARIESALSLTDYRFSAAHAYHELVRRRVGELRELRIQGVQPFHEFVERRLGPAMETCESVARRQRVLAARVARASSLLRTRVDITHEKQNQALLESMDKRAHLQLRLQETVEGLSVAAITYYTVGLVGYAAKGLKSAGVYVNPELATGIAIPVVALLVALGLRRMRKALMHEA is encoded by the coding sequence ATGACCACGGCGACCGAGATCAAGCTCAACGAATATCCGCAACGCCGGCTGCTGAATGACGAGGCCCATGCCCGGCCGTTCGAACCGGCGACGACGCCGGGGCAGGTCAGCTACATCGCCTACCTGAACCGGAACGTGAGCGCCGAGCAGGAGCGCTGGCTGGTCGGCGAGCTGTGCGCCTGGTTCAGGGCGGCCCCGCCCGAGCCCGGGCAGGTGCATTTTTCGGTCAACCTCGGGCCGCTGCGCTTCAAGTGGGCACGGCACAGCGAATTCTCGTCGTTCACCTTCTCGCGTCATGGTGAAAGCATGGTGCCGTTCGCCGGCAACGTGCTCGAACGATTGCCGCCGGACTGGCTGGCGCAATTGCCGGGCAATGTGCTGCTGGCGACGCACGCGGTACTGCTCGCCGAGGCCGAACTGCCGGTGCCGCTCGAGGAGATCGGTGCGCGTTACTTCGACGGCAACGACCTGATCGGCGCGCGGATCGGCGAAGGCAGCGGCACCGCGTGCACCGATTTCCGCATCCACGCCGACGGCTTTTCGCGCTACCTCGTCATCGACCACAGCATGGGCCGGCGTCAGGCCGGGCGGATGCTGCAGCGGCTGCTCGAGATCGACACCTACCGGATGCTCGCCTTCCTGGCGCTGCCGGTGGCCAAGAGCATTTCGCCCGAACTGACCGACGCCGACCGCGAACTCGCCGAGCTGACCACGGCGATGTCGAGCGCGCGGCAGGACGACGAGCCGGCGCTGCTCGACCGGCTGACCAAGCTCGCCGCACGGATCGAAAGCGCGCTGTCGCTGACCGACTACCGCTTCTCGGCCGCGCATGCCTACCACGAGCTGGTGCGCCGCCGCGTCGGCGAACTGCGCGAGCTGCGCATCCAGGGCGTCCAGCCCTTCCACGAATTCGTCGAGCGCCGGCTCGGCCCGGCGATGGAAACGTGCGAATCGGTCGCCCGGCGCCAGCGCGTACTGGCGGCGCGGGTCGCGCGGGCGTCGTCGTTGCTGCGTACCCGCGTCGACATCACCCACGAAAAGCAGAACCAGGCGCTGCTCGAGTCGATGGACAAGCGTGCCCATCTGCAACTGCGGCTGCAGGAAACCGTCGAGGGGCTGTCGGTTGCGGCGATCACCTATTACACGGTCGGCCTGGTCGGCTACGCGGCCAAGGGGCTCAAGTCCGCCGGCGTCTACGTCAACCCGGAGCTGGCGACCGGGATCGCGATTCCGGTCGTCGCGCTGCTGGTTGCACTTGGCCTGCGGCGGATGCGCAAGGCGCTGATGCACGAGGCCTGA
- a CDS encoding pilus assembly protein TadG-related protein, translated as MKRQHGGMALAVGATLLLGVVLLGVLDAGRLYVERRELQKIADFAALAAAQSLYFNPKAAADQSAAANGAGTASVQCFTGHWQPASPKTLSNEAACGTVPAGSGANAVRIQVDQPTFQLFFLPGNQAVSAQAIAMPTQSYASFSLGSALLEVDTGNAALADLNNVLKGLGVNVPLTLADNSALLASRITVGELMAQLGAASMDALLDTTVTYEQYRVATVNALQARGDSAAAVAAGKLLSTTVANAPVRIGENGAFAGILKLALVDAPSGLATELSAGDLLMSGLQLANKNSAVNLGLNLGLGALGLAEISATLVKPAVYAAGRPGKKADNTWYTEAHGNQSSIHLAAVQLPLLPPALTVGVQVAPARAALSKVSCDGDQTKVEIEVSKAAACISTSLLGIPLIPCLPVAPGVQPIAFTVDADGSVQAPNPVKVGSSQTLLGIPLLGIDTLVLGLLKGLGVNVGTAQVKLISARCQSAGAALAY; from the coding sequence ATGTCGAGCGGCGCGAGCTGCAGAAGATCGCCGACTTTGCCGCGCTGGCCGCCGCGCAATCGCTCTACTTCAACCCCAAGGCGGCGGCGGACCAGAGCGCCGCGGCCAACGGCGCGGGTACGGCAAGCGTCCAGTGCTTTACCGGCCACTGGCAGCCTGCATCGCCGAAAACGCTGTCGAACGAGGCCGCCTGCGGCACGGTGCCGGCCGGCAGCGGCGCCAATGCCGTCCGGATCCAGGTCGATCAGCCCACGTTCCAGCTGTTCTTCCTGCCGGGCAATCAGGCGGTCTCGGCGCAGGCGATCGCGATGCCGACACAGAGCTACGCGTCGTTTTCGCTCGGCAGTGCGCTGCTCGAAGTCGATACCGGCAACGCGGCGCTGGCCGACCTGAACAACGTGCTCAAGGGGCTTGGCGTCAACGTGCCGCTGACCTTGGCCGACAACAGTGCGCTGCTCGCATCGCGGATCACCGTCGGCGAACTGATGGCCCAGCTCGGCGCGGCCAGCATGGATGCGCTGCTCGATACCACGGTCACCTACGAGCAGTACCGCGTTGCCACCGTCAATGCGCTGCAGGCGCGGGGCGACAGCGCCGCCGCCGTTGCGGCCGGGAAGCTGCTGTCGACGACGGTCGCCAACGCACCGGTCCGGATCGGCGAGAACGGCGCCTTCGCCGGCATCCTGAAGCTGGCACTCGTCGATGCACCGAGCGGCCTTGCCACCGAGCTGTCGGCCGGCGACCTGCTGATGTCGGGCCTGCAGCTCGCCAACAAGAACAGCGCCGTCAACCTGGGGCTGAACCTCGGCCTTGGTGCACTCGGGCTGGCCGAAATCAGCGCCACGCTGGTCAAACCGGCGGTGTACGCCGCCGGGCGACCGGGGAAGAAGGCCGACAACACGTGGTATACCGAGGCTCACGGCAATCAGTCGTCGATCCACCTGGCGGCGGTGCAACTGCCGCTTTTGCCGCCGGCACTCACGGTCGGCGTACAGGTAGCACCGGCCCGGGCGGCGCTTTCCAAGGTCAGTTGCGATGGTGATCAGACCAAGGTCGAGATCGAGGTATCAAAGGCCGCGGCCTGCATCAGCACCTCGCTGCTGGGGATTCCGTTGATACCCTGCCTCCCGGTCGCCCCCGGGGTGCAGCCCATTGCATTCACCGTCGACGCGGACGGCTCGGTCCAGGCCCCCAACCCGGTCAAGGTCGGCAGCAGCCAGACGCTGCTGGGGATTCCGCTCTTGGGCATCGACACGCTGGTGCTCGGCCTGCTGAAAGGCCTCGGCGTCAACGTCGGCACCGCGCAGGTCAAGCTGATTTCCGCCCGCTGCCAGAGCGCCGGCGCGGCGCTGGCGTACTGA